One window from the genome of Variovorax sp. PAMC26660 encodes:
- a CDS encoding ABC transporter substrate-binding protein, which produces MAAGAAQAQEKVKIGFITDMSSLYADVEGKNGALAIQMAIDDFGGKVNGMPIELLQADHQNKADIAASKAREWIDTQGLTMLFGGTTSSTGLAMAKVAQEKKRVFIVNGAGSSALTNEQCSPYTVHYAYDTVALAKGTGSAVIARGDKSWFFLTADYAFGQALEADASKVVKEKGGTVVGSVKHPLNTSDFSSFLLQAQNSKAQVLALANAGGDTINAIKSAKEFGISKTMKMVGLLVFVTDVHSLGLKNTEGLLLTTSWDWNLDDKTRAFGKRFFEKTKRMPTDIQAADYSATMTYLKAVQAAKTVDADKVMETIKATPIDDFYAKGAVRADGRFVHDMYLMQVKSPAESKQPWDYYKVVQKLKGEEVFTTKAESKCALWK; this is translated from the coding sequence ATGGCTGCCGGCGCCGCACAGGCCCAGGAGAAGGTCAAGATCGGCTTCATCACCGACATGTCGAGCCTCTACGCGGACGTGGAGGGCAAGAACGGTGCGTTGGCCATCCAGATGGCCATCGACGACTTCGGCGGCAAGGTCAATGGCATGCCCATCGAGCTGCTGCAGGCCGACCACCAGAACAAGGCCGACATCGCCGCCTCCAAGGCACGCGAGTGGATCGACACGCAGGGCCTGACGATGCTGTTCGGCGGCACCACCTCCAGCACCGGACTGGCCATGGCCAAGGTGGCGCAGGAGAAAAAGCGCGTCTTCATCGTGAACGGCGCTGGCAGCTCTGCGCTCACCAACGAGCAATGCAGCCCCTACACCGTGCACTACGCCTACGACACCGTGGCACTGGCCAAGGGCACCGGCAGCGCAGTGATTGCGCGCGGCGACAAGAGCTGGTTCTTCCTGACCGCCGACTACGCCTTCGGCCAGGCCCTGGAAGCCGATGCCTCCAAGGTCGTGAAGGAAAAGGGCGGCACGGTGGTGGGCAGCGTCAAGCATCCGCTCAACACCTCCGACTTCTCTTCGTTCCTGCTGCAGGCGCAGAACTCCAAGGCCCAGGTGCTGGCGCTGGCCAATGCAGGCGGCGACACCATCAACGCCATCAAGTCGGCCAAGGAATTCGGCATCAGCAAGACCATGAAGATGGTCGGCCTGCTGGTGTTCGTGACCGACGTGCACAGCCTGGGCCTGAAGAACACCGAAGGCCTGCTGCTCACCACCAGCTGGGACTGGAATCTGGACGACAAGACGCGCGCCTTCGGCAAGCGCTTCTTCGAGAAGACCAAGCGCATGCCCACGGACATCCAGGCTGCCGACTATTCGGCCACCATGACCTACCTGAAGGCCGTGCAGGCCGCCAAGACGGTCGATGCCGACAAGGTGATGGAGACGATCAAGGCCACGCCGATCGACGACTTCTACGCCAAGGGCGCGGTGCGCGCCGATGGCCGCTTCGTGCACGACATGTACCTGATGCAGGTCAAGTCGCCGGCCGAATCGAAGCAGCCTTGGGACTACTACAAGGTGGTCCAGAAGCTCAAGGGCGAAGAGGTCTTCACGACCAAGGCCGAGAGCAAGTGCGCCCTCTGGAAGTGA
- a CDS encoding ABC transporter substrate-binding protein, whose protein sequence is MNKKLGLIATAIGILALGAGAAQAQEKVKIGFVTDLSSLYADLEGKGGATAIQMAIDDFGGKALGQPIELLVADHQNKADIAASKAREWIDTAGVTMVFGGTNSGVALATAKVAEEKKRVYFNNGAGSSVLTNEQCSPYTIHYAYDTVALAKGTGAAVVDRGGKSWFFLTADYAFGHALEADTTKVVKEKGGTVVGAVRHPLNASDFSSFLLQAQNSKAQILGLANAGGDTINAIKAAKEFGINKTMKIAGLLVFLSDIHSLGLKNTEGLLHTTSWYWDLNDESRKFANRFFEKTKRMPTDVQAADYSATMTYLKAVAAAKTTDSDKVMAQLKSMKIDDFYGKGQIRADGSFIHDMYLVEVKSPAESKKPWDYLKVLKTLPGDQVFTTKAETKCALWK, encoded by the coding sequence ATGAACAAGAAACTCGGCCTCATCGCCACCGCCATCGGCATCCTCGCACTGGGTGCAGGCGCTGCGCAGGCACAGGAAAAAGTGAAGATCGGTTTCGTGACCGACCTGTCGAGCCTGTACGCCGACCTGGAAGGCAAGGGCGGTGCCACCGCCATCCAGATGGCCATCGACGACTTCGGCGGCAAGGCGCTGGGCCAGCCCATCGAACTGCTGGTGGCCGACCACCAGAACAAGGCCGACATTGCCGCCTCCAAGGCCCGCGAATGGATCGACACGGCCGGTGTGACGATGGTCTTCGGCGGCACCAACTCGGGCGTGGCGCTGGCCACCGCCAAGGTGGCGGAAGAAAAGAAGCGCGTGTACTTCAACAACGGCGCCGGCAGCTCGGTGCTCACCAACGAGCAGTGCAGCCCCTACACCATCCACTACGCCTACGACACCGTGGCGCTGGCCAAGGGCACTGGCGCGGCGGTGGTCGATCGCGGCGGCAAGAGCTGGTTCTTCCTGACGGCCGACTACGCCTTCGGCCATGCGCTCGAGGCCGACACCACCAAGGTCGTGAAGGAAAAGGGCGGCACCGTGGTGGGCGCTGTGCGCCATCCGCTGAACGCATCCGACTTCTCGTCGTTCCTGCTGCAGGCGCAGAACTCCAAGGCACAGATCCTGGGCCTGGCCAATGCCGGCGGCGACACGATCAACGCGATCAAGGCGGCCAAGGAATTCGGCATCAACAAGACCATGAAGATCGCCGGCCTGCTGGTCTTTTTGAGCGACATCCACAGCCTGGGCCTGAAGAACACCGAAGGCCTGCTGCACACCACCAGCTGGTACTGGGACCTGAACGACGAATCGCGCAAGTTCGCCAACCGCTTCTTCGAGAAGACCAAGCGCATGCCGACCGACGTGCAGGCCGCCGACTACTCGGCCACCATGACCTACCTGAAGGCCGTGGCCGCCGCCAAGACCACCGACTCCGACAAGGTGATGGCGCAGCTCAAGAGCATGAAGATCGACGACTTCTACGGCAAGGGTCAGATCCGCGCCGACGGCAGCTTCATCCACGACATGTACCTGGTCGAAGTGAAGTCGCCCGCCGAATCCAAGAAGCCATGGGACTACCTGAAGGTGCTCAAGACGTTGCCGGGCGACCAGGTCTTCACGACCAAGGCCGAGACCAAGTGCGCCCTCTGGAAATAA
- a CDS encoding YXWGXW repeat-containing protein, whose amino-acid sequence MKIRLAALGMASAFALLATPLGANAQVSVNINVPGLVMVAPPPPRYEAPPPPRGGYVWVPGRWAWDGRAYAWRRGGWQPARSGYAYAPGRWIEDRGGWRWNEGDWRRREARREREWDDGHRRNDRDDRRHDHHHKHDRDRGDFCPPGQAKKGNC is encoded by the coding sequence ATGAAGATTCGACTCGCCGCGCTCGGCATGGCCAGCGCTTTTGCATTGCTGGCCACGCCTCTTGGCGCGAACGCACAGGTCTCGGTGAACATCAACGTTCCCGGGTTGGTCATGGTGGCGCCGCCGCCGCCACGCTACGAGGCACCACCACCGCCCCGTGGCGGTTATGTCTGGGTGCCGGGCCGCTGGGCCTGGGATGGCCGCGCCTACGCATGGCGACGCGGCGGCTGGCAGCCCGCGCGCTCGGGCTATGCCTATGCCCCGGGCCGCTGGATCGAAGACCGCGGCGGCTGGCGCTGGAACGAAGGCGATTGGCGCCGCCGTGAAGCCCGCCGCGAACGCGAATGGGACGACGGCCATCGGCGGAACGACCGCGACGACCGCCGCCATGACCACCATCACAAGCACGACCGCGACCGCGGCGATTTCTGCCCGCCCGGTCAGGCGAAAAAAGGCAACTGCTGA
- a CDS encoding ABC transporter ATP-binding protein, which translates to MTAALEIKGLQAWYGESHVLHGVDMVVQPGEVVTLLGRNGAGRTTTLRAIMGLTGARKGSIEVNGKETIAMPTHRIAHLGIGYCPEERGIFASLSCEENLLLPPELKGAGPGMSVEEIYTMFPNLAERRHSQGTRLSGGEQQMLAVARILRTGAKLLLLDEISEGLAPVIVQALARMITMLRAKGYTIVMVEQNFRFAAPLADRFYVMEHGRIVEKFGAAELEAKMPVLTELLGV; encoded by the coding sequence ATGACCGCCGCGCTGGAAATCAAGGGCCTGCAAGCCTGGTACGGCGAATCGCACGTGCTGCACGGCGTCGACATGGTCGTGCAGCCGGGCGAAGTCGTCACGCTGCTGGGCCGCAACGGCGCGGGCCGCACCACCACGCTGCGCGCCATCATGGGACTGACGGGCGCGCGCAAGGGCAGCATCGAGGTCAATGGCAAAGAGACCATTGCCATGCCCACGCACCGCATCGCGCACCTGGGCATCGGCTATTGCCCCGAAGAGCGCGGCATCTTCGCCAGCCTCTCGTGCGAAGAAAACCTGCTGCTGCCGCCCGAGCTGAAAGGCGCGGGGCCTGGCATGTCGGTCGAAGAGATCTACACCATGTTCCCCAACCTGGCCGAGCGCCGCCACAGCCAGGGCACGCGCCTGTCGGGCGGCGAACAGCAGATGCTGGCCGTGGCGCGCATCCTGCGCACCGGCGCCAAGCTGCTGCTGCTCGACGAGATTTCCGAAGGCCTCGCGCCCGTCATCGTGCAGGCGCTGGCCCGCATGATCACCATGCTGCGCGCCAAGGGCTACACCATCGTCATGGTGGAGCAGAACTTCCGCTTCGCGGCGCCGCTGGCCGACCGCTTCTATGTGATGGAGCACGGCCGCATCGTCGAGAAATTCGGCGCGGCAGAGCTCGAAGCCAAGATGCCCGTGCTCACAGAGCTGCTCGGCGTCTGA
- a CDS encoding branched-chain amino acid ABC transporter permease yields MTISLPGLLSQLLLGLVNGSFYAILSLGLAVIFGLLNVINFAHGALFMMGAILTWMAMEYFGINYWVMLLLAPIVIGIFGVLIERLLLRWIYKLDHLYGLLLTLGLTLLIEGVFRSVYGVSGLSYDAPEALSSATDLGFMVLPNYRAWVVVASLVVCFATWYVIEKTRLGAYLRAGTENPRLVEAFGVNVPLMITLTYAFGAGLAAFAGVLAAPVIQVSPLMGQNLIIVVFAVVVIGGMGSIMGAILTGLGLGVIEGFTKVFYPEASSTVVFVIMVIVLLIRPAGLFGKEK; encoded by the coding sequence ATGACCATTTCCCTACCCGGCCTGCTGAGCCAGCTCCTTCTGGGGCTGGTCAATGGCTCGTTCTATGCCATTTTGAGCCTCGGGCTCGCGGTGATCTTCGGCCTGCTCAACGTCATCAACTTCGCGCACGGCGCGCTGTTCATGATGGGCGCCATCCTGACCTGGATGGCCATGGAATATTTCGGCATCAACTACTGGGTGATGCTGCTGCTGGCGCCCATCGTCATCGGCATCTTCGGCGTGCTGATCGAGCGGCTGCTGCTGCGCTGGATCTACAAGCTCGACCACCTCTACGGCCTGCTGCTCACGCTGGGCCTCACGCTGCTGATCGAAGGCGTGTTCCGCTCGGTCTACGGTGTGTCGGGCCTGTCTTACGACGCGCCTGAGGCGTTGTCGAGCGCCACCGACCTTGGCTTCATGGTGCTGCCCAACTACCGGGCCTGGGTGGTCGTCGCGTCCCTCGTGGTGTGCTTTGCGACCTGGTACGTGATCGAGAAGACGCGCCTGGGTGCCTACCTGCGCGCCGGCACCGAGAACCCGCGCCTGGTGGAAGCCTTCGGTGTCAACGTGCCGCTGATGATCACGCTGACCTATGCCTTCGGCGCTGGTCTGGCCGCGTTCGCCGGCGTGCTGGCCGCACCGGTGATCCAGGTGTCGCCGCTGATGGGGCAGAACCTCATCATCGTGGTGTTCGCGGTGGTGGTGATCGGTGGCATGGGCTCGATCATGGGCGCCATCCTTACCGGGCTGGGACTGGGCGTGATCGAGGGTTTCACCAAGGTTTTCTATCCGGAGGCTTCCTCCACGGTTGTGTTCGTGATCATGGTCATCGTGCTGTTGATTCGCCCCGCCGGCCTGTTCGGCAAAGAGAAGTAA
- a CDS encoding branched-chain amino acid ABC transporter permease has protein sequence MNMKKISTVVYGLLLIALIVAPFFGAYPVFVMKLMCFALFAAAFNLLLGFTGLLSFGHAAFLGGSAYVAGHAMKVWGLTPELGLLAGTLTGALLGWLFGILAIRRQGIYFAMITLALAQMMFFVALQAKFTGGEDGLQGVPRGKLFGFIDLSSDLTMYYVALIVVVLAFLLIVRTIHSPFGQVLKGIKENEPRALSLGYDVSRFKLLAFVISAALSGLAGSLKTLVLGFATLSDVHWTASGQVILMTLVGGLGTLSGPLVGSAVVVLLENKIGELGSFLARITTVDWFNTLGESVTMVTGLIFVICVLAFRKGIMGEIIAFIDRRRAK, from the coding sequence ATGAACATGAAAAAAATATCCACCGTCGTCTACGGCCTGCTGCTGATCGCGCTCATCGTCGCACCGTTCTTCGGTGCCTACCCGGTGTTCGTGATGAAGCTCATGTGCTTCGCGCTGTTCGCCGCGGCCTTCAACCTGCTGCTGGGCTTCACGGGGCTTCTGTCCTTCGGCCATGCGGCCTTTCTCGGCGGCTCTGCCTACGTGGCGGGGCATGCGATGAAGGTCTGGGGCCTCACGCCCGAGCTGGGCCTGCTCGCGGGCACGCTCACAGGAGCCTTGCTCGGATGGCTGTTCGGCATCCTGGCCATCCGTCGCCAGGGCATCTACTTCGCGATGATCACGCTGGCGTTGGCGCAGATGATGTTCTTCGTCGCGCTGCAGGCCAAGTTCACGGGTGGCGAAGACGGCCTGCAGGGCGTGCCGCGCGGCAAGCTCTTCGGCTTTATCGATTTGTCGAGCGACCTCACGATGTACTACGTCGCGCTGATCGTGGTCGTGCTGGCTTTCCTGCTGATCGTGCGCACCATCCACTCGCCATTCGGCCAGGTGCTCAAGGGCATCAAGGAAAACGAGCCGCGCGCGCTGTCGCTGGGCTACGACGTGAGCCGCTTCAAGCTGCTGGCCTTCGTGATCTCGGCCGCGCTCTCGGGTCTGGCCGGTTCGCTCAAGACGCTGGTACTGGGCTTTGCCACGCTGTCCGATGTGCACTGGACCGCATCGGGCCAGGTCATCCTGATGACGCTGGTAGGCGGCCTCGGCACGCTGTCGGGTCCGCTCGTCGGTTCAGCGGTGGTGGTGCTGCTCGAAAACAAGATCGGCGAACTCGGCAGCTTCTTGGCCCGCATCACGACTGTCGATTGGTTCAACACCTTGGGCGAGTCGGTGACGATGGTCACGGGGCTGATCTTCGTGATCTGCGTGCTCGCCTTCCGCAAGGGGATCATGGGCGAGATCATTGCGTTCATCGACCGGCGACGCGCCAAGTAG